One Desulfobulbus oligotrophicus DNA segment encodes these proteins:
- a CDS encoding acyltransferase family protein, giving the protein MSSSPVRLSSPTYRPDIDGLRAVAVIPVVLFHAFPDCLRGGFIGVDIFFVISGFLISTILFENLTRGTFSFTEFYARRIKRIFPALLLVLLFCCLIGWFVLLADEYKRLGRHVAAGAGFVSNFVLWKEAGYFDTSAETKPLLHLWSLAIEEQFYIIWPLLLRLFWKRKKSVVALTAVVVAVSFTANMLGIYRDMSFAFFSPITRFWELLAGGVLAWYTLFVKQSPAGGQTALYPTEVSGSAAVSMRPDSRVVAHWLSLLGFALLVYGFTSIHKDDNFPGLLAVIPVAGAVLLIAAGPGAWVNRTILANPLAVWVGLISFPLYLWHWPLLSFARVIEGEIPRLSTRLTMVVLAVVLSWLTYRFVEQRVRFGRPAAGKTPALVVLMVLFGCIGISTAQNSGWPFRSINILNKEIGQVQQYNWNKDYRRGTCFLDATLETSDAYADVCTSVSTPGRPVVMLWGDSHAAALYKGLAVQAERLAFNLSQLTASGCPPIFDCTVTNSQHCTELNAYARQKIQEVRPDILIMAGYWSLYDGTDKWDQLDMGMLAQTLAVVKEIGIEKIIVVGHLPTYTVNQTDMLRKRFQGDTVNTRTYRHFKKTAIDVNADIARIARQEGVQFINPLDFLCNSQGCMLSLANDAIVPLAFDYGHLTPEGSTYLVAQFFKDNLIGLADVVRGEATDR; this is encoded by the coding sequence ATGTCCTCTTCGCCCGTTCGTCTGTCATCCCCGACATATCGCCCCGACATCGACGGGTTGCGCGCGGTTGCCGTGATACCGGTGGTTCTCTTTCATGCCTTTCCGGATTGCCTCAGAGGCGGCTTCATCGGCGTTGATATATTTTTTGTCATCTCCGGTTTTCTTATCTCAACCATCCTGTTCGAAAACTTGACCAGGGGTACCTTCAGCTTTACTGAATTTTATGCCCGTCGTATCAAGCGCATATTTCCAGCACTGCTGCTTGTCCTGCTGTTTTGCTGCCTGATCGGCTGGTTTGTACTGCTTGCCGACGAGTACAAACGGTTGGGCAGACATGTGGCTGCCGGTGCGGGGTTTGTTTCCAACTTTGTTCTGTGGAAAGAGGCCGGTTACTTTGATACCTCGGCAGAAACCAAGCCGCTTCTCCATCTGTGGAGTCTGGCCATTGAGGAGCAGTTTTACATCATCTGGCCGCTGTTGCTCCGGTTGTTCTGGAAACGAAAAAAAAGTGTTGTCGCTCTGACAGCTGTTGTTGTGGCTGTCTCGTTTACAGCCAACATGCTGGGGATTTATCGGGACATGTCCTTTGCCTTCTTCTCGCCGATCACCCGTTTCTGGGAGCTGCTGGCCGGTGGTGTACTCGCCTGGTACACCCTTTTTGTGAAACAGTCACCTGCTGGTGGGCAGACAGCGCTGTACCCGACGGAGGTGTCCGGTTCGGCTGCTGTTTCCATGCGGCCTGATTCCCGGGTTGTTGCCCACTGGCTCTCGCTGCTTGGTTTTGCGCTGCTGGTCTATGGATTTACAAGTATACATAAAGACGACAACTTTCCCGGCCTGTTGGCTGTTATCCCGGTGGCCGGTGCGGTGTTGCTGATTGCAGCCGGGCCCGGGGCATGGGTCAACCGCACCATCCTGGCCAATCCGCTTGCGGTTTGGGTGGGGTTGATCAGTTTTCCTCTGTATCTGTGGCACTGGCCGTTGCTTTCCTTTGCCAGGGTTATTGAGGGCGAAATCCCCAGGCTGAGCACGCGGCTGACAATGGTTGTTCTTGCTGTTGTGCTGAGCTGGCTGACCTACCGGTTTGTTGAACAGAGAGTGCGCTTTGGTCGACCTGCTGCTGGAAAGACGCCGGCTCTGGTCGTGCTGATGGTGCTCTTTGGCTGTATCGGTATCAGTACCGCCCAAAACAGCGGCTGGCCGTTTCGTTCGATCAATATCCTGAACAAGGAAATCGGTCAGGTGCAGCAGTACAACTGGAACAAAGATTACCGTCGGGGCACCTGTTTTCTTGATGCAACCCTTGAGACAAGCGATGCCTATGCCGACGTCTGTACCTCGGTCTCAACACCGGGGCGGCCGGTGGTCATGCTGTGGGGGGACTCACATGCCGCCGCTTTATACAAAGGGCTTGCCGTGCAGGCCGAGCGGCTGGCTTTTAACCTGTCTCAGTTGACAGCCAGCGGCTGCCCACCTATTTTTGACTGCACAGTGACGAACAGCCAACACTGTACGGAGTTGAACGCCTATGCCCGGCAAAAGATACAGGAGGTGCGGCCCGATATCCTCATCATGGCCGGGTACTGGTCCCTGTACGACGGTACCGACAAGTGGGATCAGTTGGATATGGGTATGCTGGCGCAGACCCTTGCTGTTGTCAAAGAGATCGGTATCGAAAAAATCATCGTTGTGGGTCATCTGCCCACCTACACTGTGAATCAGACCGATATGCTGAGAAAACGGTTTCAGGGCGACACGGTGAATACCCGCACCTACAGGCATTTCAAAAAGACAGCCATTGACGTCAATGCGGATATTGCCCGGATTGCCCGACAGGAAGGGGTGCAGTTCATCAATCCGCTGGATTTTTTATGCAACAGTCAGGGGTGTATGCTTTCGCTTGCCAATGACGCCATTGTTCCCCTGGCCTTTGACTACGGCCATTTAACCCCTGAGGGATCAACCTACCTGGTCGCCCAATTTTTTAAAGACAACCTGATCGGTCTGGCTGATGTGGTGCGTGGTGAGGCAACCGATCGCTGA
- a CDS encoding zinc ribbon domain-containing protein — protein sequence MEVLIIAVLIGLIPATIAKGKGKFLGLWWLYGAALFIVALPHALIMKADNAAIEQQQIAEGMKKCPHCAELIKPDAKVCRYCGRDVAIEG from the coding sequence ATGGAGGTTCTAATTATTGCAGTTCTTATTGGTCTCATTCCGGCCACAATTGCGAAGGGCAAAGGCAAGTTTTTGGGTCTATGGTGGCTATACGGCGCCGCGCTCTTCATAGTCGCATTGCCGCACGCTCTCATCATGAAGGCCGACAACGCCGCTATCGAGCAGCAACAAATCGCCGAAGGTATGAAAAAATGTCCGCACTGTGCAGAACTCATTAAGCCCGATGCCAAAGTGTGCCGTTACTGTGGTCGAGATGTAGCAATTGAGGGTTAA
- a CDS encoding IS5 family transposase, translated as MQPKKQISSPQLDMFRNRLESILNHRHELYRLSGLIDWGVFESEFGKLYSEEGRPGLPIRLLVGLTYLSHAFNTSDEETVRRWVENPYHQYFCGEEYFCHELPIDPSSLSRWRKRIGEQGSELILQLTIKAGLTSGAVAPTSLERVIVDTTVQEKAVAFPTDSRLYNRSRERLVKLAAVWGIRLRQSYSRLGRQALLKAGRYFHARQTRRARREVKRLKTYLGRVYRDIVRKIEGQQALGPVLLPELALAERLLTQQKQDKNKLYSLHAPEVECIAKGKAHKKYEFGVKVSVATTNRDNFVVGMLAEPGNPYDGHTLGRAIEQVQRITGCTVQRSFVDRGYRGHKIKEPQVLISGRRRGMTPQMKKELKRRSAVEPVIGHMKADGKLGRNYLLGELGDKINALLCGAGHNIRLILKKLRERLFLLFTGLLLVLWCRFDGQKKGAGAIAPAI; from the coding sequence ATGCAGCCGAAGAAGCAGATTTCCAGCCCCCAGTTGGACATGTTCCGCAACCGTTTGGAGAGCATTCTCAATCATCGTCATGAGTTGTACCGGCTGAGTGGGCTGATCGACTGGGGAGTGTTTGAAAGCGAGTTTGGCAAGCTGTACTCTGAGGAAGGCCGGCCGGGGCTCCCGATTCGTTTGCTCGTAGGCCTGACCTATCTGAGCCATGCGTTCAACACGTCAGACGAAGAGACGGTACGGCGGTGGGTGGAGAACCCGTACCATCAATATTTCTGCGGGGAAGAGTACTTTTGTCATGAACTGCCGATCGATCCGTCTTCGTTGAGTCGCTGGCGAAAGAGGATAGGTGAGCAGGGATCGGAATTGATCCTGCAGCTCACGATAAAGGCGGGGTTGACAAGCGGAGCGGTTGCGCCGACCAGTTTGGAGCGAGTGATTGTTGATACGACTGTTCAGGAAAAGGCGGTGGCGTTTCCGACCGATTCACGATTGTACAACCGCAGTCGGGAACGACTGGTCAAGTTGGCTGCGGTTTGGGGCATTCGTCTTCGGCAGAGTTACTCCCGTCTTGGACGTCAGGCCTTGTTAAAGGCCGGCCGGTATTTTCACGCCCGCCAAACCCGAAGAGCCCGTCGGGAGGTAAAACGGCTGAAGACCTATCTGGGCAGGGTGTATCGGGACATTGTGCGCAAGATCGAAGGGCAGCAGGCGCTTGGCCCAGTGCTTCTTCCCGAGCTTGCCCTGGCTGAGCGGTTGTTGACGCAGCAGAAACAGGACAAGAACAAGCTCTACAGCCTGCATGCACCGGAAGTCGAATGCATTGCCAAGGGCAAGGCACACAAGAAGTACGAGTTCGGGGTCAAGGTGAGCGTGGCCACCACCAATCGAGACAACTTCGTGGTGGGCATGTTGGCTGAACCTGGCAATCCCTATGATGGCCACACCCTGGGCAGGGCCATTGAGCAGGTGCAGCGGATCACCGGCTGCACCGTTCAACGCAGTTTTGTCGACCGGGGCTACCGTGGTCACAAGATCAAAGAACCCCAGGTGTTGATCTCCGGTCGCAGGCGGGGAATGACACCGCAGATGAAGAAGGAACTCAAGAGACGCAGCGCCGTTGAGCCGGTGATCGGCCATATGAAGGCGGATGGCAAGCTTGGACGCAATTACCTGCTGGGTGAGTTGGGCGATAAAATCAATGCCCTGCTCTGTGGAGCAGGGCACAATATCCGTCTTATCCTCAAGAAGTTGAGGGAAAGGTTGTTTCTTCTTTTTACCGGATTGCTTTTGGTCCTCTGGTGCCGCTTCGATGGGCAAAAAAAGGGTGCCGGAGCGATCGCCCCGGCAATATGA
- a CDS encoding tyrosine-type recombinase/integrase translates to MKNQLAVVSELHEQDVATGYAGVILVGSFEKKYPFVVKDFIRNGCCHKKELTPIPGTKEWRRYHLHESHVQGALKRAARMAKLTKRVKSHTFRHSFATHLLQADYDIRTIQTMLGHTDVRTTMMYTHCIPGKTAKEAKSPLDF, encoded by the coding sequence TTGAAAAACCAATTGGCGGTGGTGAGCGAACTCCATGAACAAGATGTGGCAACAGGCTATGCCGGAGTAATTCTTGTCGGTTCATTCGAAAAGAAGTATCCGTTTGTTGTAAAAGATTTCATCCGCAATGGTTGCTGCCACAAAAAGGAACTGACCCCGATTCCAGGAACAAAAGAATGGAGACGATATCACCTGCATGAATCGCACGTTCAGGGCGCGTTGAAAAGAGCCGCCCGGATGGCAAAACTTACTAAGCGGGTCAAATCGCACACTTTTCGCCACAGTTTCGCGACCCATCTTTTACAAGCTGACTACGATATACGGACAATCCAAACGATGCTGGGACACACCGATGTGAGAACAACGATGATGTATACCCACTGCATACCAGGCAAGACGGCAAAAGAGGCAAAAAGCCCATTGGATTTTTAA
- a CDS encoding SLC13 family permease, translating into MNTEMLWVLGLLAACVVAFIANRPRMDAVALLALLALVLSGTLDVSEALAGFSEPSVILIASFFVIGESLVRTGIAFRVGDWLVTKAGNSETRLLVLLMLAVAGLGSVMSSTGVVAIFIPVTLSVATRIGVSPSRLMMPLCFAGLMSGMLTLVGTPPNLVVNGELARAGYPGFAFFDFTPTGVVVLMASIGYMLLTRRWLANKPEKSAPSGKRRRLRDLAQDYQLLGRSRRLLISHDSPMVGHTLGELELRTRYGANIVSIERQRQFRRVMLTPAVNREILAGDIILADFADGEPDIERFVADMQLQDCGLRNDLSHELGLAELLVPPDSILIGKSILESRIRSQHGLNVMGLRRSGQPLSDNLLQEKLKPGDTLLVAGTWKAIRLLHTQSHDFLVLNLPAEIDEAAPAAQQAPFALLSLAITVGLMISGIVPNVIAALVGCMLMGAFRCIDMESAYRSIHWQSLILIIGMLPFALALQKTGGIDFFVSALLGFTGEASPRVVMASLFVLTAVVGLFVSNTATAVLMAPIGIGVAQQLGVSPYPFAMTIALAASAAFMTPISSPVNTLVLGPGNYRFIDFIRIGVPFTVIVLLICVSVLPLLFPL; encoded by the coding sequence ATGAATACCGAAATGCTCTGGGTCCTCGGCTTGCTGGCCGCCTGCGTCGTCGCCTTCATCGCCAATCGCCCGCGCATGGACGCGGTCGCCCTTCTTGCCCTGCTCGCCCTCGTGTTGAGCGGCACGCTTGATGTCAGTGAAGCGCTGGCCGGTTTCAGCGAGCCGAGCGTGATCCTGATCGCCTCCTTCTTTGTCATTGGCGAAAGCCTGGTGCGCACCGGTATCGCCTTTCGTGTGGGCGATTGGCTGGTCACAAAAGCCGGCAACAGCGAGACGCGGCTGCTGGTGCTGTTGATGCTGGCGGTCGCCGGCCTCGGTTCGGTGATGAGTTCCACCGGCGTGGTGGCCATTTTCATCCCGGTCACTTTGAGTGTCGCGACACGTATCGGAGTCTCCCCCAGCCGACTGATGATGCCGCTTTGCTTTGCCGGTCTGATGAGCGGCATGCTGACCCTGGTCGGGACGCCGCCCAACCTGGTGGTCAATGGCGAGCTCGCCCGTGCCGGATACCCGGGGTTCGCCTTCTTCGACTTCACTCCAACAGGCGTTGTCGTGCTCATGGCCAGCATCGGCTACATGCTACTGACGCGGCGCTGGCTGGCGAACAAACCGGAAAAGAGCGCGCCGTCGGGCAAGCGTCGTCGGCTACGTGATCTGGCGCAGGACTACCAGCTTCTCGGACGCTCCCGCCGCCTGCTGATTTCTCACGATTCGCCGATGGTCGGCCACACCCTGGGCGAGCTGGAACTGCGCACGCGTTACGGCGCGAACATCGTCTCCATTGAACGCCAGCGCCAGTTTCGCCGTGTCATGCTGACGCCTGCGGTCAACCGCGAAATACTCGCCGGCGATATCATCCTCGCCGATTTCGCCGACGGCGAGCCTGACATCGAGCGCTTCGTCGCCGACATGCAGTTGCAGGATTGCGGACTCAGAAACGATCTGTCGCACGAACTCGGTCTTGCCGAACTCCTCGTCCCCCCCGACTCCATCCTGATCGGCAAGTCGATCCTCGAGTCGCGCATACGCTCGCAGCACGGTCTTAACGTCATGGGCCTGCGCCGCAGCGGCCAGCCGCTGAGCGACAACCTGCTGCAAGAAAAATTGAAACCGGGTGATACGCTGCTGGTCGCCGGCACCTGGAAGGCGATCCGCCTGTTGCACACCCAGTCGCACGACTTTCTCGTGCTCAATCTGCCGGCAGAGATCGACGAAGCCGCTCCTGCCGCACAGCAGGCTCCATTCGCCCTGCTCAGTCTGGCGATAACCGTCGGGCTGATGATCAGCGGCATAGTGCCCAACGTCATCGCTGCGCTGGTCGGCTGCATGCTGATGGGTGCCTTCCGCTGCATCGACATGGAGAGCGCCTACCGCTCGATTCACTGGCAGAGCCTGATCCTGATCATCGGCATGCTCCCCTTTGCCCTGGCACTGCAAAAAACCGGCGGCATCGACTTTTTCGTGTCCGCCCTGCTCGGCTTCACCGGCGAGGCTTCGCCGCGAGTGGTGATGGCCTCCCTGTTCGTGCTCACCGCAGTGGTCGGACTTTTTGTCTCCAACACCGCCACCGCGGTGCTGATGGCGCCGATCGGCATCGGTGTGGCGCAGCAGCTTGGTGTATCCCCTTATCCGTTCGCAATGACGATCGCGCTCGCCGCCTCCGCCGCTTTCATGACGCCGATATCGTCACCAGTGAACACCCTGGTACTCGGTCCCGGCAACTACCGCTTCATTGATTTCATCCGCATCGGTGTGCCTTTCACCGTGATTGTACTGCTGATCTGCGTCAGTGTGCTGCCGTTACTGTTCCCGCTGTAA
- a CDS encoding P-loop ATPase, Sll1717 family produces the protein MKSLETLLKYFPTGTTEGERHILRKAFVQLDEYADIISPPPFSPRVLIGKKGSGKSAIIDFSMAVFKLTSVPAVQLKPLDLELGAIPETASVGEVTRIAFQELSRTIARTLGSSVSGLVSEQDKVLYEEAVTAGLRDRNTVDKLAHLLPKLAKPLTEVDISSLLPTTSVANRNQLLKAIKSNLEESQSGFYLFIDDTDQVAAPDRPGHLNRIWGFLLAARELAQKIEQLRCVISLREEVWRRITSDRAGQRDQTDHFAGLVRFLSPTRTHIHKIIERRIELAARELAPNSSETWKLFFEPENPLIPTTDQRSSWPDLIVVRSRERPRDAVQLVNALAQVANTAGFGKIPDDLFAKEMIEFSKQRVSLLAQESEFDCPQIEQVIRTFSDLEYDHGSFKAKSETIKDHLLRNGANFGLQLFGRSLKPGDEDDAFQLWKYLFDVGFLNARVADTRERDGYRHVYPREDPNYVSKSRWNDMQATAWEIGPSYRDFLISLQQEHAARTGLPPKIRKRR, from the coding sequence ATGAAGTCACTAGAGACGTTGCTTAAGTACTTTCCAACGGGAACAACAGAAGGAGAGCGGCACATTCTGCGAAAAGCCTTCGTTCAACTTGATGAGTACGCTGACATTATTTCACCTCCGCCATTCAGTCCGCGCGTATTGATCGGCAAGAAGGGTAGTGGAAAGAGCGCAATCATCGACTTCTCAATGGCGGTCTTTAAGTTAACAAGTGTGCCTGCTGTTCAACTAAAACCGCTCGATCTTGAACTCGGCGCTATTCCTGAGACGGCCTCCGTTGGTGAGGTGACCCGCATAGCATTCCAGGAGTTGTCTCGGACAATTGCCAGAACCCTCGGCTCGTCGGTTTCCGGTCTAGTGTCGGAACAAGATAAGGTTCTCTATGAAGAAGCTGTTACTGCTGGTCTTCGTGACCGCAACACAGTGGACAAGCTCGCCCATTTGCTGCCAAAGCTCGCAAAGCCATTGACTGAGGTCGATATTTCATCGCTCCTACCGACCACATCTGTTGCTAACCGCAATCAGCTATTGAAGGCCATCAAGAGCAACTTAGAAGAATCACAATCTGGCTTCTATCTATTCATTGATGACACAGACCAAGTTGCCGCACCCGATAGGCCGGGACACTTGAATCGAATTTGGGGATTCTTGTTAGCCGCCAGAGAGCTTGCACAGAAGATCGAGCAGCTTCGTTGCGTGATTTCGCTTCGCGAAGAGGTTTGGCGTCGCATTACGAGTGATCGCGCTGGCCAGAGAGATCAAACAGACCACTTTGCCGGGCTCGTCAGGTTCCTTAGTCCCACACGCACCCACATTCACAAAATTATTGAAAGGCGTATTGAGTTGGCAGCTCGTGAGCTTGCACCTAATTCATCAGAGACGTGGAAACTATTTTTCGAGCCTGAGAATCCTCTAATACCGACCACAGACCAGCGAAGTAGTTGGCCAGATCTCATAGTAGTTCGGTCAAGAGAGCGTCCACGCGATGCAGTCCAACTTGTGAATGCATTGGCTCAAGTTGCGAATACTGCCGGGTTTGGGAAGATTCCTGATGATCTCTTTGCAAAAGAAATGATCGAGTTCTCTAAGCAACGAGTATCGCTCCTTGCCCAAGAATCAGAGTTTGATTGCCCTCAGATTGAACAAGTCATTCGAACCTTCTCTGATCTTGAATACGATCACGGCTCGTTCAAGGCCAAGTCAGAGACTATTAAGGATCACTTGCTCCGCAACGGCGCGAACTTTGGTCTTCAACTGTTCGGTCGGTCGCTAAAACCAGGAGATGAGGACGACGCCTTTCAGTTATGGAAGTACCTATTTGACGTTGGCTTCCTGAATGCGCGCGTGGCTGACACTAGGGAGAGGGACGGCTACCGACATGTATATCCTCGGGAGGACCCAAACTACGTTTCAAAGTCCCGATGGAATGATATGCAGGCTACGGCATGGGAAATTGGGCCGTCTTACAGGGACTTTTTAATCAGTCTCCAACAGGAACATGCTGCTCGCACTGGACTACCACCCAAGATACGCAAGAGGCGATAA
- a CDS encoding tyrosine-type recombinase/integrase has protein sequence MNLLILQDIPAIPGTKECRRYHLHESQVQSALKRAARMAKLTKRVKSHTFRHSFATHLLQADCDIRTIQTMLGHTDMRTTMMYTHCIPDRTAKEAKNPLDF, from the coding sequence ATGAACTTGTTAATATTACAAGACATACCGGCAATTCCAGGAACAAAAGAATGTAGACGATATCACCTGCATGAATCGCAAGTTCAGAGCGCGTTGAAAAGAGCCGCACGGATGGCAAAACTCACTAAGCGCGTTAAATCGCACACTTTTCGCCACAGTTTCGCGACCCATCTTTTACAAGCTGACTGCGACATACGGACAATCCAAACGATGCTGGGGCACACCGATATGAGAACAACGATGATGTATACCCACTGCATACCGGACAGGACGGCAAAAGAGGCAAAAAACCCATTGGATTTTTAA
- a CDS encoding IS630 family transposase — protein MRIRAVKRVEAGESPEVVIKALGLTRPRIYEWIAKYREGGIEALRSSKASGRPSKLAGKDLQKIYRLVVGKDPRQVKFPFALWTRSMVRELISREFSVRLSDVSVGRLLHKLGLSPQRPIHRAYQQDQTLVVDWMAKDFPAIKKLAKQEGAAIYFGDEASVRSDYHSGTTWAPKGKTPVVATTGARFKVNVLSAISPKGELRFMATEKTVNSEVFCEFLDRLIANATAPVFLIVDNHSVHRSEKVREFVRNTKGKLRLFHLPPYSPELNPDELVWNYLKNHNIGRMSHGGKKEFQERVATIMQSL, from the coding sequence ATCCGCATACGTGCTGTGAAGCGTGTTGAAGCGGGCGAGAGCCCCGAAGTTGTCATCAAGGCGTTGGGTCTTACTCGACCTCGCATCTACGAATGGATTGCCAAGTATCGAGAAGGAGGAATCGAGGCACTGAGGAGCAGCAAGGCGAGTGGCCGCCCTTCGAAGCTGGCCGGCAAGGATTTGCAGAAAATCTATCGCTTGGTTGTCGGCAAGGATCCTCGACAAGTGAAATTTCCCTTTGCGCTTTGGACAAGGAGTATGGTGCGAGAACTGATCAGCCGGGAGTTCAGTGTTCGATTGAGCGATGTCTCTGTTGGCCGATTGCTGCACAAACTGGGCCTGAGCCCGCAACGTCCGATCCATCGCGCCTATCAACAGGACCAGACGCTTGTCGTCGACTGGATGGCCAAGGATTTTCCTGCGATCAAAAAACTGGCCAAGCAGGAAGGTGCTGCTATCTATTTTGGAGACGAGGCCTCTGTTCGATCTGACTATCATTCCGGAACCACCTGGGCTCCTAAGGGGAAGACACCGGTGGTTGCAACGACCGGTGCCCGTTTCAAGGTGAATGTGCTCTCCGCGATCAGCCCCAAAGGGGAGCTGCGGTTTATGGCTACGGAGAAAACAGTGAACTCCGAAGTGTTTTGTGAATTCCTCGACCGATTGATTGCCAATGCCACGGCACCTGTCTTTTTGATTGTCGACAATCATTCCGTTCATCGCTCGGAGAAAGTTCGAGAGTTTGTCCGAAATACAAAAGGTAAATTGAGACTCTTCCACTTGCCGCCCTATTCCCCCGAGCTGAACCCCGATGAACTTGTATGGAACTATTTGAAAAACCATAACATAGGGCGCATGTCGCATGGCGGCAAAAAAGAATTCCAAGAACGAGTTGCCACCATCATGCAATCGCTTTAA
- a CDS encoding tyrosine-type recombinase/integrase, with amino-acid sequence MGFFVFVGSIIQHHPTMPGSIELEISEAGFATHLLRADCDIRTIQTMLGHTDVRTTMMYTYCIPSKTAKEAKNPLDF; translated from the coding sequence ATGGGCTTTTTTGTTTTTGTGGGTAGCATCATCCAACATCATCCAACAATGCCTGGCAGCATTGAACTTGAGATTTCCGAGGCAGGTTTCGCGACCCATCTTTTACGAGCTGACTGCGACATACGGACAATCCAAACGATGCTGGGGCATACCGATGTGAGAACAACGATGATGTATACCTACTGCATACCGAGCAAGACGGCAAAAGAGGCAAAAAACCCATTGGATTTTTAA
- the guaA gene encoding glutamine-hydrolyzing GMP synthase has protein sequence MSTHAQKIIILDFGSQTTQLIARRIREQKVYSEIHPYTLPLAELRAMQPTGIILSGSPASVHDEDAPFSDAGIYELGVPVLGICYGAQLMTVQLGGQVERADKQEFGKARLTVEYTGGLFAGLEIAPARFQVWMSHSDRIKEPAPGFAVTATSPDSPCAALRHLEKPFVAIQFHPEVVHTLIGTDVLRNFIFGLCGCRPEWTMQSFIEDTVAEIRARVGDDQVICALSGGVDSSVVAALVHRAIGDQLTCIYVDTGLMRTGESASVLRFFREKTSLQVIDVNGTEFFLSSLEGIADPEEKRKRIGYGFIEIFEAEARKLANVRYLAQGTLYPDVIESVSFRGKAPIKSHHNVGGLPERMQLDLIEPLRELFKDEVRELGLELGLPEEAIYRQPFPGPGLGIRIMGPVTAQRLDILRRADAIVLEEMKDSGWYRKVWQSFAVLLPIQTVGVMGDSRTYEHVIALRAVDSRDAMTADWSQLPYELLGRISNRIINEVRGVNRVVYDISSKPPATIEWE, from the coding sequence ATGTCCACTCATGCCCAGAAAATAATTATCCTTGATTTCGGTTCGCAGACCACGCAGCTGATCGCCCGCCGTATCCGCGAACAGAAGGTGTACAGTGAAATTCACCCCTATACCCTGCCGCTTGCTGAGCTTAGGGCCATGCAGCCCACCGGTATCATCCTCTCCGGCAGTCCGGCCAGTGTGCATGACGAGGATGCGCCGTTCAGTGATGCGGGTATCTACGAGCTCGGGGTGCCTGTTCTCGGCATCTGCTACGGTGCCCAGCTGATGACCGTGCAACTGGGCGGGCAGGTGGAACGTGCTGATAAACAGGAGTTCGGCAAGGCCAGGCTCACAGTGGAGTACACCGGCGGGTTGTTTGCCGGCCTGGAGATTGCCCCGGCCCGTTTTCAGGTATGGATGAGCCACAGCGACCGGATTAAGGAACCTGCCCCGGGTTTTGCCGTCACCGCCACCAGCCCGGACTCACCCTGTGCCGCCCTGCGGCATCTGGAAAAGCCCTTTGTTGCCATCCAGTTTCATCCTGAGGTTGTCCATACCCTGATCGGCACTGATGTACTGCGCAACTTTATCTTCGGTCTCTGCGGATGTCGGCCGGAGTGGACCATGCAGTCCTTTATCGAGGACACAGTGGCGGAAATTCGTGCCCGGGTGGGTGATGATCAGGTGATCTGCGCCCTGTCCGGCGGTGTGGACTCTTCGGTGGTGGCGGCCCTGGTGCATCGTGCCATTGGTGATCAGCTTACCTGTATTTATGTTGATACCGGGCTGATGCGCACCGGCGAATCGGCAAGTGTGCTTCGCTTCTTCCGGGAAAAAACGAGCCTGCAGGTCATTGATGTCAACGGCACCGAGTTTTTCCTCTCCTCTCTGGAGGGTATTGCCGATCCGGAGGAGAAGCGGAAACGCATCGGCTACGGCTTTATTGAAATTTTCGAGGCTGAGGCCAGAAAACTGGCAAACGTGCGCTATCTTGCCCAGGGAACCCTCTATCCGGATGTGATCGAGTCGGTGTCCTTCCGGGGCAAGGCACCCATCAAATCGCACCACAACGTCGGCGGCCTGCCCGAGCGGATGCAGCTTGATCTGATCGAGCCCCTGCGCGAACTCTTCAAAGACGAGGTGCGTGAGCTGGGGCTGGAACTGGGGCTGCCCGAGGAGGCGATCTACCGCCAGCCCTTCCCCGGACCGGGCCTGGGTATCCGCATCATGGGGCCGGTCACTGCCCAGCGGCTGGACATCCTCCGCCGGGCCGATGCCATTGTGCTGGAAGAGATGAAGGACAGCGGCTGGTACCGCAAGGTGTGGCAGTCCTTTGCCGTGCTTTTGCCCATTCAGACCGTGGGAGTCATGGGCGACAGCCGGACCTACGAGCATGTGATTGCGCTTCGGGCGGTGGACAGCCGCGATGCCATGACCGCAGACTGGTCGCAGCTGCCCTACGAGCTGCTCGGCCGTATCTCAAACCGCATCATCAACGAGGTACGCGGCGTCAACCGGGTGGTGTACGATATCTCGTCCAAACCGCCGGCCACCATCGAGTGGGAGTGA